The following is a genomic window from Hemibagrus wyckioides isolate EC202008001 linkage group LG22, SWU_Hwy_1.0, whole genome shotgun sequence.
TGACTGCATGTTATTTGCTCTTCACAGGTTTCTGCATGTTTGTTCTGAGCTTAGTGAAGAAGCATTATCGCCTGCAGTTTTATATGGTGTGTACCAGAGATACAGCatgcacacactaacacacacacacacacacacactcacttaataTCTTAACAATTTTAGGAGCACTTCAAGGTGTAAATATATGATAATAGATTAGGTATGAGAACACTCCAGGTCTTTGGGATGTACGGAATGTTACCCAGGAACATGACAGTGCATTAAATTACTGCacaatattctatattttaattACCTTCCTTTTATTGATGTTTACCCACAAGACCTCTGGTTTCTGCAGACCTAGGTTTGCTAGCCCTCATGCTAAACTACTCTTAATTCCCAGATTATCGCTGTTCCTCTACAAAGCATAGTGATAAGGATATCTGAGGACTTTTCTATCCATGTGCCTAATTGTAATATGTGTAACTGTGATCATTTTGTAAATCAGCGTTCTGttataatctttataatctataaacaaatgatctgtgctgtttttttctcacctcaacggtgacttttttttaacttcatcatcctcatcagtCAAATGTTGTCTTTGCTGTTCCattaacagtgtgtatgtttgtctgtgtgtgtgtgtgtgtgtttgccattTCAGTTTGCTTGGACCCATGTGACTCTGTTGATTGTGGTAACTCAATCTCACCTGGTCATTCAGAACCTTTTTGAAGGAATGATCTGGTAAGCAGGAATCACACCCAACCTGAAAGACCTGTCTCAGTCTTTCTCACCTCACACAATACAGTCACAATACTTCCTCACTGCACGTCTTTGTTCCATGTTTCGGACTTCCTCCTGAGTGTATTTTAACATCGGTGTCAgaatttttcccccaaaaaggATCGTAAGGAATATAAAATAACCGAGCACGATGTTATGGGAAGATAATCAACAAGTTGAGGagttcaatcaatcaatcaacaatcaaggagttgattattttctgataactgcatgatttattcctcttataccacagcagttttACAATTAAAGTTAATCTCGGTTTTTTATCCAACTAGTTTGCCCCTTTTATAGCAGttgttctttgttttattttatttaatactcCTAACGTTAAGAAGACAAAAAATTGCAAGACGTTCCCATGGGAGACATTCCCATGCTGGAAAAACTTGAAGATGTAGATGTTATGTTATGTagattttaaatacattatataccTTATATATGACTTATTAGAACAATCACACTGATGCattatactgccaaaagttttgggacacccctccaaatcattgaattcaggggttgtgtttggccccttagttccagtgaaaggaactattCCATGCTCCtgacttgactggcctgcacagagtcctgacctctacctggtagaacacctttgggatgaattagagcagagactgtgagccaggtcttctcatccaacagtgcctgacctcacaaatgtgcttctaaaggaatagtcaaaaattcccataaacacactcctaaaccttgtggaaagccttcgcggaagagttgaagctgttatagctgcaaagagctggtcaactctatattaaattcatgttcatgtaaaggcagatgtccccgttttggcctggctcacagtctctgctctaattcatcctaaaggtgttctgttgggttgtggtcaggactctgtgcaggccagtcaagttcctctacatcaaactcgctcatccatgtctttatggaccttgctttgtgcactggtgtgcagtcatgttggaacaggaagggggtcatccccaaactgttcccacaaagttgggagaatgaaattgtccaaaatgtcttggtatgctgaagcattaagagttcctttcactggaactaagaggccgagcccaacccctgaaaaacaacacctgaattcagtgacttgaaggggtgtcccaaaacttctggcaatatagtgtacctttcTACCTTCTCATTTGAGGTTtcatcagtgctgtggtataactTTTGATTAATatgatattttaattttctttttgtattaGTGGCTGCACAATATGGACAACAATAGTGTTTTATGATTATGTTGTTATTGCAAGGCCTCATAGAAAACTCAACTGGAACCTCTGAAAACACTCAAAATCCTTACAGAAGAGGATGAAAATGTGTTGTTTGGGTGTTTGCATAAATGTAGGCTTTTGAACTATCTTGTTTACAAGGCCAGCCCTGCAATAATGATTAACAGGAGACATATAGTGCAGCCCTTCTTCCTCCACAGAAATGATACAGTCTGTATACACGTGTGAATATAATGTGAATATAAacactgttttattctgtgCAACAGGTTTATCGTACCAATATCTATCGTCATCTGTAATGACATCATGGCTTACCTCTTCGGCTTCTTCTTTGGAAGAACACCTCTGATTAAGGTGCGTCATTGTATAAGGTTAAGAATTTGCCGATGATTGATTGTTGTCACTGTGAGGCCAAAAAAATATGTGcaagccaaaaaaataaaactctgtTTCTATTCAGCTCTCTCCAAAGAAGACCTGGGAAGGCTTTATTGGAGGCTTCTTCGCCACGGTGGTCTTCGGGTTCATCGTAAGTTCAGCAGCTTTAAAAGTAGAATATTAACAACCAGGGGAATAATGCGATCCTTATGTGCAGCGTTTCTTTGCATTCCAGTTTGCCTACCTGTTGGCCCAGTACCAGTACTTTGTGTGTCCGGTAGAGTACAACAGTGAGACTAATCGCTTTGCTGTGGAGTGTGAACCCTCAGACCTGTTTGTGATGCAGGAGTACACCCTGCCTGCAGTGGTACAGAATGTCCTGCGATGGGTAAGAAAACGTTCATCTCTGTGATGAAAAGAATCAACTCATTTGGACCCAGTATGCATAAAGAATACacagttttaaaataaacaggcTGTGGTTGAAATAGTTGAGATATTTGCTGTAGTGTGACACATTATATCAAgtcctctttctgtctgtttctttctcaaCAGAAAACGGTGAACCTATACCCGTTTCAGATTCACAGCATCTCTCTGTCCTCATTCGGGTCGCTGATCGGACCATTCGGTGGCTTTTTTGCCAGCGGATTCAAAAGAGCTTTTAAAATCAAAGTAAGTCTGAACTTCGTCTATCACTCCATGCTCCGTCTCACATTTCGTCCAGATTGCATTAAAATGATGTGCAGCTCTGTATCTCCGATACCAGTGTTTCATTCCAATAGACAACATTGAATCTCTGGTCAATATAAAAGCAATCCTAAATGTTATTTAGGATTCTGCAGTTGAGATTATTCATTAAGGAAGAACATGGAAAAAACATACTCACTGAAATGGATTTTGTTTCTCCAGGATTTTGCAGACACCATCCCTGGACATGGTGGTATCATGGACCGCTTTGACTGTCAGTATCTGATGGCTACGTTTGTCCATGTTTACATAGCGAGCTTTATCAGGTAAGTGTTTCAGCTCATAGAGACTCAGCTCACTATACATACTGGTTAGTAAatctacagtgttacagataCTACAAACTATAAAATAGTCACATTTCTTTGTCTACAAGTCAATACAGGGGTCCATGATCACCCCACAacccaacaaacacaaaaatacatacaggggttggacaatgaaactgaaacgcctggttttagaccacagtaattcattagtatggtgtagggcctccttttgcggccaatacagcatcaattcgtcttgggaatgaaagatacaagtcctgcacagtggccagagggattttgagccattcttcttgcagaatagtggccaggtcactacgtgatgctggtggaggaaaacatttcctggctcgctcctccaaaacaccccaaagtggctcaataatatttagatctggtgactgtgcaggccatgggagatgttcaacttcactttcatgttcatcaaaccactctgtcaccagtcttactgtgtgtattggtgcattatcatcctgatacacggcaccgccttcaggatacaatgtttgaaccattgggtgcacatggtcctccagaatggttcggtagtccttggcagtgacgcgcccatctagcacaagtattgggcctagggaatgccatgatattgcagcccaaaccatcactgatccacccccatgcttcactctgagCATGCAACAGtttgggtggtacgcttctttggggcttctccacaccgtaactctctcggatgtgggaaagacagtgaaggtggactcatcagagaacaatacatgtttcacattgtccacagcccaagattttcgctgctggcaccattgaaaccgacgtttggcattggcacgagtgaccaaaggtttggctatagcagcccggccatgtacattgaccctgtggagctcccgacggacagttttggtggaaacaggagagttgaggtgcacatttaattctgcagtgagttgggcagctgtggttttatgttttttggatacaatccgggtcagcacccggacatccctttcagacagcttcctcttgcgtccacagttactccttttggatgtggttcgtccttcttggtggtatgctgacattaccctggataccgtggctcttgatacatcacaaagacttgctgtcttagtcacagatgcgccagcgagacctgcaccaacaatttgtgctcttttgaactctgatatgtcacccataatgttgtgtgcattgcaatattttaagcaaaactgtgctattactctgctaattaaaccttcacactctgctcttactggtgctcttactctgctcttactggtggaatgtgcagtcaatgaagattggccaccaggctggtcaaatttagccatgaaacctccaacaataaattggccagtgtttcagtttcattgtccaacacTTGTACATTAGTACATTATACATCCATTGTGACATCACAAGTATATCCATCGAAGTCCAGTTCTTTAAAAGGCTCAGACTTGCAGTGATAGTATGTTGAGACTTATTTGGCCAATTTTTGAGCTGTTTCACATTAGGAAAATGAAAATTCTCTGGCTTTGTACACAGTAATGATCGGAGGAGGGGGTGGGGTGGGAGGTTCAATTTCCacctttactgtgtgtgtggagtgtgcttGTTCTCTTCGTGCCTCAGGGGTTTTCcgcccccagtccaaagaccgGTTAACAGTTacaggctgattggcatctttaaattgtctgtagtgtgggcgtgagtgtgtttgtgccctctgatagactggcatcctgtccagggtgtaccttgccttgtgccctgagacaCTGACACAGCAGGCTAAGTGgtgtagaggatggatggatggatgatgtttATAGGTGTTGTATGTTATCAGTCTATTCATCTTATTTAAGGGTCGCAGGCACCCTATTGGACAGGGCTTGGTTGGTACCGGTTGGTATGATGTATATAAACTTGATCTACAATGAATGTAAATATActttgtataataatataatatttttattaatgtctGGTGCACCAGCAGACAGTTAGTGGATGATCCTGTTTAAAATATCTAACAAATATTTATCAATAGATTCAGTagcatcataataataatgagaatctttaaaaggattttaaaaatactttttgCCCGTTTGCCTTTCAGGGGTCCGAATCCCAGTAAGGTTTTACAGCAGCTGCTGGTCCTTCAGCCCGAACAACAGCTCAGCATTTTCAACACACTGCGTAATCACCTGAGAGAGAAGGGCATGCTGCTTCCTGCTGCGTCAGAGGAATGAAGAAACACTCATGTATTCACTACTTCAGTTAGAACTGTAAGGTTTAGCTATATTATCAGTTTGCACAACTGTGGATGCACAGCCATCATTCTAGAGACTCGGGAGAAACAGTGCGCAGTGGACTTTACCTCACACTTCCACTGCACATACAGCTcgacgaaaaaaaaaaagtgaccacAAGGGGGCGgtgtgcttcttcttctttttttccccccttctgcttcttcttcttcttcttctgcctcTTCATCTCCTTCTTCACTGAACTGCATGTGATACATGTCTTCCGACAAACCCGAAGGGAAGATGGAAGCACACAGTACGTGAAGTCAGAGAGCCGGATTTTTGGCTCTCTTAAGCCGAGTTTGGGCGTTGCACTGATTTTAAAATTGATTCTAGTGTAATTTATGACGTGTGATCGATTGATACTACAGTTTGCTTCTGCACTAATTCCAAGTTGTCACCATGGGGTGCGAGAGGGTTGTGCTACAGTACGCAGGCTTAGCATGATGATCATTGTATCGGCTGCACAAATAATCAACAACCTAAAAACAGCATGAGTTCGTCCAGTTACTTCTAAACGTAGCACTTTTTCGGTTTTATCTGTAATATTCCAAAGCTGTAGAACTTACCCTTAAAAAAACTACACACTCGTAGTTATGTATTAATGTAAATAGATCCAGATCctactaaaaaaatatatatatatatatatctaacaATTACTCAAAATCCTATATATGTTATAGGAATGAAAATATATGCAAACTTCCAGATTGAACTTTTCTAGCATGATTAATCAACCTTCTGTGTGAAGGACAGTGCGACGGACGAATaagttattttatgtttttactgAAAGACGAGAACTGAACACTCAGTTCTTTAACCTCTCGTTTAAGTTAATTGTATTTATATCATTGCTATATAAATACTGCGATCCAAACAGGAATAAGAATCAGGTTTTTATCACCGTCTTACGGTAGAATCTGTGTGTGAAGTAGATCAattgtgtgtatttactgtaaacTCATCCGGTAGCCATTTTGCGTGTTATATTAACCGatccaaatacaaaaaaacaaaacaaaataatgatgtTAAAGCAGAAGTGCTTCCTGTTTACCAAAGCAGCGTCTCTGTACTAGTGTCTCATGCAGATCGAACACAAGATTTTCACTTGAAACAGATTCATACTGCACATATATATAGAAAGCTAGTGAAAATATTAGAGTtcatacttaaaaaaaaaataagccatTTGATTTTCATTAGCATTTAGCACTTTTCTAGTTTTCCTAGAGCAATATTTTCTGCTCTGTGTGCTTGTTGAACTTGAGCTCTAACTGGAGACAATAGAACGTTGAGACATTTGGGACCAGACCTTTCTACTAGACACCTTAACGGATTCAGTGTGTCAGTcttcccttttttcccccctcttttcATTCCTGTCGGTTTACATTTCCTCTTTACAATCCGCATATGCAATTAGCATTTTTTCAGTTTTGCATGTCTAAAAGACGTAACCAGGTCAGACCAAAAAAGATAGATGATGCACCTGAAGGTCAGGTGTCTATAGCTTCGAAAGCAAGTGATGCTACCGGATCTCTGGAGTTACTGCACGGTTTACACTGTTGTTCAACATGTAATACTGTTTCAGCGTACACTGTTTAACAACAATCAGGCTCGCTCATTATTGTCATGTTATGCTAATTTAATGTTAATGCtttataccaaaaaaaaaaagtccggGTTCATGTTgtacttttgttttaataattatttatgggtttgatttacagtttattttttaacatcaaTCTGAAGGTTTTAAATAGGGAATGTTTAACAATCGTCATGGGTATGTGAGCTAAGGAAATGTTTTGGAGCAATTTCtaaaattattatcattattattattattattattattattattattattattattatatgattttagaataaaataaaaacctgacaTTTTCCCCTGCTTACATCTTGTTTCTGATCTGATTGACTCACTCAGCATCCATTTTACAACAACACTTAAAGAACAAATAAATTACACATAAGAACACAGAACTGTGAGTATACGATATGGTTGTAATAGTTGAAAGGCATTAGGGGAAAACAGTAAGTTTGCTCTAAACGGACATATCATATCCAAACCAGGTTTTTGTGaaaaattaaaccaagataaatcatgtcataACGTTTTTCATGGCTTATGTGAAATTACAGAGTATAAAAATTAATGGAGCAACAATGAGGCACATTTTTAGGGAAACCTggttacatacactatatggccgaaagttttgggacacccctccaaatcattgaattcaggggttgggctcggccccttagttccagtgaaaggaactcttaatgcttcagcataccaagacattttggacaatttcattctcccaactttgtgggaacagtttggggatgaccgcttcctgttccaacacgactgcacaccagtgcacaaagcaaggtccataaagacatggatgagtgagtttggtgtggaggaacttacCTGAcctgaacagagtcctgaaCTCCAcctaatagaacacctttgggatgaattaaagcggtGTGCCAGACTGAAGACTGgaggagactgcgagtcaggccaaaactgtgGAATGCCTTtactgcctttacatgcacatgaatgtaatatggagttggcccactctttgcagctataacagctccaactcttctgggaaggctttccacaaggtttaggagtgtgtttatgggaatgtttgaccattcctctagaagcgcattcgtgaggtcaggcactgatgttggacaagaaggcctggctcacagtctccccTCTAATTCATCTAATTCACAACTAAGGGTTAAGGCCCTCATTACTCCTGcacctgagctaccacttcccaatATTCGAAATGCATGAAATCAAATCAATCTTCTTTTGGTTATTCCTATGATGATTTAGATGTATGTTTGGGTTATTTGTTATGCTGAAATGTCAAACTCCTTTTATTGATCAGCTTATAAGCAGACTCCTGAAGATTTTGCACTAAAATCAGCTAGTATTTGTAGATATTCAAGATTCCCTACACCTTCATTAAAGCCTCAGTGCCcggctgaagaaaagcagctcTAAAGcctgatgctaccaccaccatgctgcattGTGGGTATACTGTCCTGTCCAAACCTTTTGGAATCTGCTAATTTAACCGAGCAATGTAACTAATCTGTAGACTTATATATATAGTACTTGATTAACTTGGTACCATTTGTCTTGGgttaatatacagtacattggtTTCTTgatgtcacatatacattactacacagtGAAAACTCTTTCTTCAcgtatcccatccttgaaggttggggtcagagctcagggtcagccatgatgcagtgcccctggagccttaaagtggcagcttggcagtgctgggacttgaaccttgatcttccaatcaacaacccagagccttaaaccacttgagctatcacCGCCCATATATCAAAGATCTGCATAGTGTTAAGCATAGAGGTTTCCTGTAGATATACTGACTGAGAGAGGTTTAAATGTTTTACCAATAAGTCCTCAGAGTAGCAGAAGAGTTGCATCACCTGGACTGATAGAGTGAACTTGTATCATTTAGCTCTAAGAAGAATAAACAACTGTTTTTGTCTGTGATATCTCCACAGGATAAACACTTCTGCATGACCTCCTCTACATCGACATGTATAGCTGTGAATAAGTACACCATTACTGCCAGGTAATAAGATGTTTGATGAGTTTTACTGAAGAGTTTCTCATTAATGATACTCAATTCACTGAACAAACATATGGAGTAAACAACACTAATAATTGCAGATAACAGAGCTGAGTGTAAATGTTGCATCCCTGTGATatccaggtaaaaaaaaaaaaaacacaggataTAGTGGGTTTTCCATCAAATTCACAACATGAGAAATaacagggggggaaaaaaacaacttgaAGTGCTTCTCCTTATTCATTTTGATCGGACGGTGAGTAAATTCAGCTATATCGTAGCTACTCTTGCTGTTTATCTGAGCATCAGTTTCATTGACCAATGTACCACTTCCTCAACAAACACTAAGATAGTCGCAcataaatgaattcattttaaaatatacattcaCCATCGCGGCAAAAGCTAGTTTTCACCAGGTCAGCTTCAGTTCTTAGTAGTCTTCATGTCAGCTTTCATGTGTTACGGTATAAAGTATACTGTACAAAGTCATCGCACatggataaaaaatatttaaagtagcatactttaaaaaataattcaataaagcgtctctctctctctctatatatatatatatcgaatGGATGCAGCATGAAAGATCGAAATCAGATCATTTTTTGGTGTGACTATCATTTGTTTACTGAGGCTTACATAGAGTTTTATAGGGAAACAAATCAGTACGTGATTCTGCTATCATCCGTGTGGTGTGGTTGCTTAGTAACCACGTTCACATGCCCTAAGCTGTGCGTGATGAGTGACTGGCATGTGCCATGTTTGCATGTGTGCCTTCATTTATGTTTAATTCGGGGAACAAAATGACATACTATTGTTGTTGAAATGGGGAATTCGAGTAGAAATGGGTATAAATCTGGCAACCTGGTTGCTCAATCACATAGTGCTGAGCTTCTGGTCTGTGGTTCTGTTTCCCCAATCCAAATGATATTCTACCTAAGAGAGATgctaaatgaatgtttttcatCATCCTACACTTATGCAGAAGGCGATTAATTATCTCAGACGTTATATTTAACCTGTGTTTTAAGTGCTTACAAGATACAAGTTGGAGTTTAATCAAACACAATGATCATCATGCTATTTAGTGCGACTTCAGACCTGATTCAGCTTGTATGAAAAAGTTATAGTGTTAACTCTAGGACGGATTTAGCAGTGACATTCGTTCTTAGAGTAGTTCTCTAGGCTATTTCCTATACAGTTGTTTACAATTATAAAATGATTTCCAAAGCCCATGAATCACGTTACTGTTACCCGACTTCTAGTCGATATTGTGTAGTTACAGAGTGGCAGGTTAATGTTGTCTAAATTCCTCCGAACGTACTTTTGTAGCAAGCAATTACACATCAGTTTGCAAGAGTTTAAAGAGGAATCTTATGTGAAAATGGCCCCATAGACCTTGCTGGATTTTTACTACAGGTTACCCCCTCATCCTGCTAGGTGACAATGTCTGTGAAAGGCACGCGAGCGTCCTCGTCATCCACCAGTGCGCTTCTTCCATTAGGTGTCTTTGGACAGAATAGCCACCTCAGCACGGCCAGCGCCACTCGTACCATCAGCCTCAGCAGCAGGAACGCAAACGGAACCGCGATCTGCATCAGGTGGAAGATGGGTGAGCTGAAGCGGCTGAGGAAACATGTGGAGAAAAAGGTCCCGAGCGCCACACAGGGATAGAGCAAGAGCTTAGCGAGCATGAAGGTGTGCTCTCGGCCTCCGTGACGCACGTACGGGTGGAGAGTCTCACGCTCTGTCAACAGCGCTGTGACCCACATGGCTAGTTGAAAGAGGCCGGCGAAGAAGATGATGACGCAGCTGATCTGGATGGCCTCCAGCTCGTTCTGAGAGCCACGAGGAAATTCATGAGTTAGCTGGTAGGCTAGAGGCAGGCCGCCTACAAAAGCTAGCGAGAAAGTGTTGAAGAGGCCCATTAAACGTGTCGCACGAGTCACATGCAGGAAGAGTGAATGGTGCACGAACCACAGCAGACCCACTGTGGCGAAGGAGCCGAAGTAGGCCAGGTACTCGGGGCCATACTCGTGGAGAGCAGTGACGAGACTGCCGTCAAACTGCTTCTGCACAGCAGACGGGTCCGGCACGTTGTCTTCACTAAAGCCAGGGTCAGTAGACATTTATTAGCAAGTGCAGTGTGGGTttgatcaaatgcatcagtatGTTCCAATAATAATAGATTATACCTTAGTTATGTTTTTAAACATAGATCTAACAGCCCTTAAAATCACCATCAATTATCTAATAACATCACTTACTGAAAAGCATGTAATTCTATAAGATGCACTGTGGTGCTGATAGTAaacactcacttgctcactttaataggaacaccttaACTCATCAGATagtcatgtagcagcagcacagtgcataaCATCATCAGACTGGGGATTAAATATCATCTCAATGATTTGTGACTAATGACTAGTGGTCCAGGAAATTCAAAAACTGTTAATCACCTGGTATTTTCACATACAACAGCCTCtagaattataaataaataaacaaacaaacaaacatccagTGAATGGCTGGAAAGATCTTGTTAAGAGAGCTCAGAGGAGAATAACCAGGTTGGTTCTAGCTCACAGAAAAGCTACAGTAAttcaaatttacatttacattcacggCATTTGgtgacgcccttatccagagcagcttacattttatctcatttttaatacaactgagggttaagggc
Proteins encoded in this region:
- the cds1 gene encoding phosphatidate cytidylyltransferase 2, producing MTELRKRGGAAGGGEPDSTDNISDKEADGEDRLGLASEGEGDVEGECKADTPDVPPSTDNTPECLNKALEGLSSRWKNWWVRGILSLMMIVGFFLIIYLGPIMLIFVVMSVQIKCFHEIITIGYRVYHSYELPWFRTLSWYFLVCVNYFFYGETVADYFGALVQREEPLLFLVRYHRFISFTLYLAGFCMFVLSLVKKHYRLQFYMFAWTHVTLLIVVTQSHLVIQNLFEGMIWFIVPISIVICNDIMAYLFGFFFGRTPLIKLSPKKTWEGFIGGFFATVVFGFIFAYLLAQYQYFVCPVEYNSETNRFAVECEPSDLFVMQEYTLPAVVQNVLRWKTVNLYPFQIHSISLSSFGSLIGPFGGFFASGFKRAFKIKDFADTIPGHGGIMDRFDCQYLMATFVHVYIASFIRGPNPSKVLQQLLVLQPEQQLSIFNTLRNHLREKGMLLPAASEE